One window of the Salvia splendens isolate huo1 chromosome 1, SspV2, whole genome shotgun sequence genome contains the following:
- the LOC121782448 gene encoding uncharacterized protein LOC121782448: protein MCGCGTIDETISDGSFSRLTFDMMLAWEMPSSSDEESHSGCVAKEREERKVPSVINQLQDDVSLFYTDLMPLLVDREPSAGEDAFVWLGKHVPLVVDVVNGRFTYETLTAATANRLHFPAYDIFLKEIQRCIKHLQKQDTPTGVELADYEFILHVEGTASSDRVVRHIGGTSWPGRLTLTNYALYFEASGIVSYEDAVKLDLSKDLQQSVKPTATGPWGAPLFDKAIVYESSELKEGVVLEFPEMTSSTRRDHWLALVEEIMLLHQFLLKFKVNSEEQAWELHARTILGITRLHAAREMLRISPPEPKSFLIFSLLDELPKGDYILQELSDSLKATTGGNPCSASSILMNLNVARSCIPCLEPNQITSDSGMVQPENLSLLENAINQSREEAKEVDVAKASAEVLKEEGISESSMVLLGLLTPFRSLITRGQQVLQWERPLITATLRMGRPCYIRVIVVDGLEDDTDNDGEYSNCTTGTKNRARDNEADKYNNAQNLVNTDLRSSKVYSAVMTSKIGRSVQNDQSNRRMREWWDSIPIIPVEFTDNEASATI from the exons ATGTGTGGGTGTGGCACCATTGATGAAACAATCAGTGACGGCTCATTCAGCCGCCTCACTTTTGATATGATGCTTGCTTGGGAGATGCCAAGCTCCTCAGATGAAGAATCTCACTCT GGGTGTGTGgcgaaagagagagaggagaggaagGTTCCCTCAGTTATCAACCAACTACAAGATGATGTTTCTCTTTTCTATACAGATCTCATGCCACTCCTA GTTGATCGAGAGCCAAGTGCTGGAGAGGATGCATTTGTATGGCTAGGGAAACATGTTCCTTTGGTTGTAGACGTAGTCAATGGAAGATTTACTTATGAGACATTGACTGCTGCTACAGCTAATCGCCTTCATTTTCCAGCATACGACATTTTCTTGAAAGAGATCCAGAG ATGTATAAAGCATTTACAGAAGCAAGACACTCCAACGGGTGTGGAGCTAGCAGACTATGAATTTATATTGCACGTCGAGGGAACTGCAAGTTCCGACAGGGTGGTGCGCCATATTGGGGGAACAAGTTGGCCAG gcaGGTTGACACTGACAAACTATGCACTCTACTTTGAGGCCTCGGGAATCGTGTCATACGAAGATGCAGTAAAACTCGATCTTTCAAAAGACCTTCAGCAGAGTGTAAAACCTACAGCTACCGGTCCTTGGGGTGCTCCCCTTTTCGACAAAGCAATAGTTTATGAATCTTCTGAATT GAAAGAGGGCGTCGTCTTAGAGTTCCCTGAGATGACAAGCTCGACAAGACGCGACCATTGGCTTGCTCTCGTGGAGGAGATCATGCTTCTGCACCAGTTTCTGCTCAAGTTCAAGGTGAATTCGGAAGAACAAGCATGGGAACTGCACGCGAGGACTATATTAGGGATCACTCGACTTCACGCAGCACGAGAAATGCTCAGAATTTCACCTCCGGAACCAAAGAGCTTCTTAATATTTTCCTTACTGGATGAGCTTCCAAAGGGGGATTACATACTGCAGGAGCTCTCCGACAGTCTGAAAGCAACCACTGGTGGAAATCCATGCAGCGCCAGTTCAATTCTCATGAATTTGAATGTCGCTCGATCCTGCATCCCTTGCCTAGAGCCGAACCAGATCACTAGTGACAGTGGTATGGTGCAGCCAGAAAATCTGTCATTACTGGAGAACGCTATAAACCAATCGAGAGAGGAAGCCAAAGAAGTTGACGTGGCCAAAGCTTCAGCTGAGGTTCTAAAAGAGGAAGGAATCAGTGAAAGTTCCATGGTTCTTTTG GGTCTGCTTACTCCATTTAGAAGTTTAATCACCCGGGGCCAACAAGTTCTGCAATGGGAGCGGCCTTTGATCACTGCCACTCtg AGAATGGGTCGGCCCTGCTATATCCGCGTTATTGTTGTGGATGGTCTCGAAGATGATACAG ACAACGATGGAGAGTATAGTAACTGCACAACAGGGACTAAGAACCGTGCACGAGACAATGAAGCAGATAAATATAACAATGCTCAAAATCTGGTCAATACTGACCTCAGAAGCTCCAAAG TGTATAGTGCTGTGATGACATCAAAAATTGGGAGGTCCGTGCAGAATGACCAAAGCAATCGGCGAATGAGGGAATGGTGGGACTCCATTCCGATCATCCCTGTTGAGTTCACAGACAATGAAGCTTCAGCAACGATCTGA